One window of the Salvia splendens isolate huo1 chromosome 1, SspV2, whole genome shotgun sequence genome contains the following:
- the LOC121798620 gene encoding probable F-box protein At2g36090, with amino-acid sequence MASPSTTTATAEQGGFSDLHPDVIKSHILSRLDGPALASAASCSPTLRRLSDDDSLWLNICESTWPSTATSRMRHLISSFPCSGPRAFFSHAFPIASNGGNLSRSQSPPPPELISAVDVHYKNDLIFTKIQETETESGWFRCSPFRIDLLEPKDVVPTAIKHPEGDEECKEMIENMNLSWILIDAAGRRAANLSSQRPVAVQRHWLTGEVQARYASILAVDGAHVQCAIVVTCGGAESGEMQVREVSLEMEDMDGTHLNGKDSLVFLQGALEGRKGTGRNRVEEGQRRYAEFVEMKRERKERKQRTEGALDVFCVAFGVSIFVALCCFLFN; translated from the coding sequence ATGGCCTCACCGTCCACCACCACAGCCACGGCGGAGCAAGGCGGATTCTCCGATCTTCATCCCGATGTTATAAAGTCACACATCCTCAGCCGGCTGGACGGTCCAGCCCTGGCCTCCGCCGCTAGCTGCTCCCCCACCCTCCGCCGCCTCTCCGACGACGACAGCCTCTGGTTAAACATCTGCGAATCGACGTGGCCGTCCACCGCCACGTCACGGATGCGCCACCTCATCTCCTCTTTCCCCTGCAGCGGCCCCCGCGCATTCTTCTCCCACGCCTTTCCAATCGCGAGCAACGGAGGCAACCTATCCCGCAGTCAGTCCCCTCCGCCGCCGGAGCTGATCTCCGCCGTCGACGTGCACTACAAAAACGACCTAATTTTCACGAAAATTCAGGAGACCGAGACCGAGAGCGGGTGGTTCCGGTGCTCGCCTTTCAGAATCGACCTACTGGAGCCGAAAGACGTGGTTCCGACGGCGATCAAGCACCCGGAGGGGGACGAGGAGTGCAAGGAGATGATTGAGAACATGAATTTGAGCTGGATCCTGATCGACGCCGCGGGGCGGCGGGCGGCGAACCTCTCGTCGCAGCGGCCGGTGGCGGTGCAGCGGCACTGGCTGACCGGAGAGGTGCAGGCGCGGTACGCATCGATCCTGGCCGTGGACGGGGCGCACGTGCAGTGCGCGATCGTAGTGACGTGCGGCGGGGCGGAGAGCGGGGAGATGCAGGTGAGGGAGGTGAGTTTGGAGATGGAGGACATGGATGGAACGCATTTGAATGGGAAGGACAGTTTGGTCTTTTTGCAAGGGGCGTTGGAGGGTAGAAAAGGAACGGGCCGGAATAGGGTGGAGGAGGGTCAGAGAAGGTACGCTGAATTTGtcgagatgaagagagagaggaaggagaGAAAGCAGAGGACAGAGGGGGCATTAGATGTGTTCTGCGTCGCGTTTGGGGTTTCGATTTTTGTTGCTCTTTGCTGttttctttttaactaa